The Pseudomonas entomophila genome segment GGGCGAACTGTTCGAGCTCCGCGGCACGCAGTGCCTCGAAGCCACTGGAGAGTTCGTGGCGGCCATTGAACAGGCGATTGATGTCCTGTTCGATGAAACGCTCACCCTTGCGGATCGCTGCTGGGTTGCCAAACAGGAACAGCACCCGCGCACGGGGCTTGATCTCGCCGTTGGCGATACCGTGCAGCAACAGCTCGAGCAACTCGATCGGCGCCGTCTCGTTGCCATGGATACCTGCCGACAGCAACAGGTCAAGCTCGCAATCATCACCTTCGGGCGGGCGCACTTCCAACGCGCCCTCCCCCAGCCAGCGCAAACGCACGCCCCTGGTGGTCACTTGGGTCTTCTCGGCCGGTTCGTGATCGGTCAGGGTCAGCTCAAGCAATTTGCCAAGGGCAAGCATAGGCGCTTCCTTAGTGGTGGTGGCCGCAGTCCGGGCCATGGACGTGATCATCGTCACCGGCGACGTCGGCCGGCTCCATCTCCAACTGCAGGCTGACCAGGTTGGTGGCCATCGGGCGCAGCAGCAGGTTGGCGTACTCGGTATCGTCTTCCTCGACATCGACGCCGATCAGCAGTTGGCCACGGCCATCCTGCTGAATCCACACTTCCTTGCCTTGCCAGACCACGGCAAAGCGGGTGCACGAGGTTTCCAGCTGGGTGCCGTCTTCATCTTCCAGGATCAGGCGCAGGGCGTCGGACATTGCAATTTCTCTCTATTAAGGTTGGCGTTGGAACGGATACACCGAGCCCAGCTTGAGGATCTGGGTCAGCTCATCCAGGGCTGTGCGGCATTCCACCAGCAGCTGCGGGTCGGCCAAGTCCGCCTCGCCAAGGCGATCACGGTAATGCTTGTCGACCCACTGCACCAGGGTGTCGTACAGCGAAGCGGTCATGATAACGCCTGGATTGACCGCCGCCAGTTCAGACTCCTTCAAGGCCACGCGCAAGCGCAGGCAAGCCGGCCCACCGCCATTCTGCATACTCTGCTTGAGGTCGAACACCTTGACCTCCTTTACCGGGCCGCCCTGGCTGGTCAGCTGGCCCAGGTAGGCCCAGACACGCTCGTTGTTGCGGCACTCTTCCGGCACCACCAGCAGCATCGAACCGTCTTCGCGACTGAGCAGCTGGCTGTTGAACAGGTAGGATCGAACTGCGTCCTCCACCGTCACCGCTGCGCGTGGCACGCAGATACCCTGGAAATTGCCGCCTTTGCTGGCCAGTTTAGCCTGCAGTTGGCCGAGCACCGCGTCGGTCTCGAGGAAGGCGTCCTCGTGGTAGAACAGCACCTCGCCGTTACCCACCGAGATCACGTCGTTATGGAACACGCCCTGATCGATCACCGCCGGGTTCTGTTGAGCGTAGACCACACCACCATCGCTTAGCCCGTGCAGGCGAGCGACAGCCTGCGAGGCTTCCAGGGTCTGGCGCGCCGGATACTTCTGTGGGGCGGGGTAACGGCTGTCGAAGGCACTGCGGCCATAGACGAAGAACTCGACGCCAGCCTCGCCATAAGCGCGGCAGAAACGGGTGTGGTTAGCCGCGCCTTCGTCACCGAACTGCGCCACGGCCGGCAGCGCTTCATGGTGGGCAAAGACTTTGTCGTCACTGAACATGGCACCGAGCACGCGGCTGGTGGTCGGGTGTTCGATGCTGCGGTGGTACTTGCAGTTGAGGTTGGCGGCAGTGAAATGCACGCGACCGTCGGCCGTGTCGGCACTGGGGCTGACGGTAGCGGCGTTGGCCACCCACATGCTCGACGCCGAGCAACTGGCGACCAGCAGCGGCATGGCCTCTTTCGCGGCACGCTGGATCACTTCGGCATCGCTGCCGGTGAAGCCCAGGCGGCGCAACGCAGCGACATCCGGACGCTCCTGCGGGGCCAGCACGCCCTGCTTGAAGCCCATCTCCATCAGCGCCTTCATCTTAGCCAGGCCCTGGCGCGCGGCCTCGCGCGGGTTCGACCCCTGCTGGCTGTTGCTCTGCGATGCCACGTTGCCGTACGACAGGCCGCCGTAGTTGTGGGTCGGCCCCACCAGGCCATCAAAATTCACTTCAAAGGATTTCATCGGCAAGGCTCCGAGACCTGTTGTTATAGGGTGACGCCCGGCGTCAGGGTCGCCGGCAGTGCAAGACTCGCAGTCTCCAGCGAAGCCACGGGGTAGGCGCAGTAGTCCGCCGCGTAGTAGGCGCTGGCGCGGTGGTTGCCGCTGGCGCCGACGCCACCGAACGGCGCGCTGCTGGCGGCACCGGTCAGTTGCTTGTTCCAGTTGACGATGCCGGCGCGGCTGCGCAACCAGAAGTGCTGATAGCGGGCGTTGGAGTCTGACAGCAGGCCGGCGGCCAGACCGTACTGGGTGTTGTTGGCTTCCTCGATCGCCGCGTCGAAGTCGGCGTAGCGGATCACTTGCAACAGCGGGCCGAAGAACTCTTCATCCGGGCGCCCGGCCACAACAGTGACATCGATGATTCCCGGGGTGAGCAAGGCGGCATCAGCCTGTGGCTGGGTCATTTCCAGCAACGCCACGGCACCCCTGCCGAGCAGTTCGGCCTGGGCCGCCAGCAGCGCGCGCGCGGCCTGCAGCGAGATCACCGAGCCCATGAACGGCGCGGGCTGCTGGTCGAATGCACCGACCTTGATGCTGCGGCTGACCTCGACCAGGCGCTGGATGAGCGAATCCCCCCACGCGCCCTGCGGTACCAGCAGGCGGCGGGCACAAGTGCAGCGCTGGCCGGCGGAGATGAAGGCCGACTGGATGATGGTGTAGACCGCGGCGTCCAGGTCTTTGACCTCGTCGACCACCAGCGGGTTGTTGCCGCCCATTTCCAGGGCGAGGATCTTGTCCGGGCGACCGGCGAACTGCTGGTGCAGCAGGTTGCCGGTGCGGCTGGAGCCGGTGAAGAACAAACCGTCGATGCCTGGGTTGGCGGCCAGCGCCACGCCGGTTTCACGTGCCCCCTGAACCAGGTTGAGCACTCCCGCCGGAAGGCCTGCCTCGATCCAGCACTTGACGGTCAGTTCGGCGACCTTCGGCGTCAGCTCACTGGGCTTGAAGACCACGCAGTTGCCGGCCAGCAGCGCCGGAACAATGTGCCCGTTAGGTAGGTGGCCGGGGAAGTTGTACGGGCCGAACACTGCGACCACACCATGGGGCTTGTGTCGCAGCACGGCGGTGGCATCGGCCAGCGGGCCGCTCTTCTCGCCGGTACGCTCACGGTAGCTCTGCACCGAGATGGCGACCTTGTTGACCATGCTGGTCACTTCGGTGGCCGACTCCCACAGTGGCTTGCCAGTTTCTTCACCGATGCAGCGCGCCAGCTCTTCGGTACGCGCCTTGAGCTTGTCGGCAAAGGCCTCCAGCACGCTGACACGCGCCTCAAGGCTCAACGATGCCCAGGCTGGGAACGCCTGGCGGGCAGCCTGAACGGCAGCCTCGACCTGGGCGGCATCTGCGCCCTGCCCCTCCCAGATCACGGCCTGGGTAACGGGGTTGAGCGATTGCAGGGCTTCGCCCTGGCCGGCCAGCCACTGGCCTGCGATGTAATGCGTGGTCATTTATTGAGCCTCCCGGCCTGCGGACAGCGGTACCGCACGCACATTGTCGCCGGCACCCAGGCGCAGGCGCTTGGCGGTTTGCGGGTCGACCACCAGGGTACCGGCCGCCAGACGTGCGGGCGCTGCGGTAATACGGCAGTCTTCGCGCTTGCGGTTATGGATGATGTAGGGGGTGGCATCGTCGCCCGGCGTGCCCACGGCCAGCACCAGGGTCTCGCTGTCGCGCACGGCGCGGATCTTCGAGGTCTCGCACTCGATGGCCGGGCCTGCGTCGAAGATGTCGACGTAGCCCTGGTAATTGAAGCCTTCGCGCTTGAGCATGGCCAACGCAGGCTCGGTGTCGGTGTGTACGCGGCCGATCACATCACGCGCAGCTTGCGACAGGAAGCAGGTGTACAGGGGGAACCTGGGCATCAGCTCGGCTATGAACGACTTGTTGCCCACGCCAGTGAGGTAGTCGGCCTGGCTGAACTCCATCTTGAAGAAGTGCCGCCCCAGGCTTTCCCAGAACGGCGAGCGGCCCTGTTCGTCGGACATGCCGCGCATCTCGGCGATGATCTTGTTGCCGAACAGTTCGGGGAACTCGGCGATGAACAGCATGCGCGCTTTCGACAGCAAACGGCCGTTGAGGCCCGTGCGGTGATCACCGCGCAGGAACAGCGAGCACAGTTCGGAATTGCCAGTCAGGTCGTTGGCCAGGAACAGCGTGGGGATCTCGCGGTAGATGTTCAGCTCCTGCGAGGCGCTGACGGTCAGACCGACCCGGTAGTTGTACCACGGCTCACGCAGGCCGACGGCCCCGGCGATGGCACTGATACCGACCACCAGGCCCTCGTCGTTCTCCAGCACGAACAGGTAGTCGGTATCACCACGCTCGGCTTCGCCACGGAAGCTTTTCTCGGCCCAGCCGACACGCTGGCCGAGGCGTTCTTCGTTGGCGGGAAGCGTGGTCAGCCCGGTGGTGCCGGTGCTGCGGGCCAACTCGATCAGCGCGGGTAAATCGCTGCTGCGTACAGGACGAACGATCATGCTATCTCCTTGTGCGGCGGTCTGTGCCCGCCGCGAAACTCTCTGTTCCGGCGTCTCAGACCGCGACCAGGCGCACGCTGGCGCCCTCGCCGACACCCAGGGCCTCGGCGGCTTCGCTGTGCAGGCTGACCGGCTTGCCCGGCACCCAGTCCAGCTCCAGCAACACCGCACGGTAATCCTGCAACTGGCCATTGCACACCAGGTAAGGACGCCCACCCTTGATCGGGGCGTCGTCGAGCTTGACCGGCACCACGCGGCTCTGGGCGATGGAGCGGATGCCCGAGGTGCGCGCATGCAGGGTTGGCCCGCCGTCGAAGATGTCGATGTAGTGCTCGGTCTCGAAGCCTTCGCGCATGAGGATGTCGAAGGTGATCTGCGCACGCGGGTGGACCTGGCCCATGGCTTCCTGCGCCGCATCGGGCAGCAGCGGCACGTAGATCGGGTAGTGCGGCATCAGCTCGGCCAGGAAAGTGCGGCTCTTCAGGCCGCACAGGCGCTCGGCGTCGGCATAGTTGAGGTCGAAGAAGTTGCGGCCGATGGCATCCCAGAACGGCGATTCGCCCTGCTCGTCGCTGTAGCCGACGATTTCGGTCACCACCGACTCGGCGAAACGCTCGGGGTGGGCGGCCATGAACAGCAGGCGCCCGCGCGAGTTGAGCTCGGCGAAGGCGCTGCTCACCAGCTCCGGCACCACGTAGAAACTGGTCAGCAGGCTGTTGCCGGTCAGGTCGTGGCACAACGACAGGACGTGGATCTTGTTGTGGATCTTCAGCTCGCGCGAGGCATGCACGAAGGTTTCGTTGCGGAAGCTGTAGAACGGCTCCGAGTAGCCGGCCGAAGCGACAATGGCCGAGCAACCGACCAACTTGCCAGTGGCACTGTCCTCAAGCACGAAGAAGTAGCTCTCCTCGCCATTGAAACTGACCTCCGCGGCGAAGGAGGTTTCCGACGCGGCGATCTTGTCGCCCAGGCGGCCGGCATCGTCCGGCAGCGAGGTGACACCAATGGGGCTGTCGGCAGCCATGCGCTGCACTTCGTTCAGATCAGCCATTTGCGCGGGGCGCATCACCAGCATGGTGTCACTCCTTTCGGGAAAGCGGGCCGATCACATCGGCACGGAAAAACGGCGGGCACGCGCCACTACCTGCAAGCAGGTGCCCACACTGGAATTCAAGTATCGCCGGCCCCGTTCAGGGCCGGCGAACGGACCGCGGGCTCAGCCCTGGGTCAGTTTGCGCACGGCACGCTCGAAGCGGGCCAGGCCTTCATCGATGTCAGCATCCTCGACCACCAGGCTAGGGGCGAAGCGCACCACATCCGGGCCGGCCTGCAGGACCATCACGCCTTCTTTTTCGGCGGCGTTGAGGATGTCCTTGGCCTTGCCTTTCCAGGCATCGCTCAGCACGCAACCGATCAGCAGGCCGACGCCACGCACTTGGGTGAACAGGCCGGTCTCCTGGCCGATCTTCTCCAGGCGGGTCTTGAAACGCTCATGCTTGGCCTTGATACCCGCCAGGGTTTCCGGGGTGTTGACCACGTCCAGCACGG includes the following:
- the astB gene encoding N-succinylarginine dihydrolase: MKSFEVNFDGLVGPTHNYGGLSYGNVASQSNSQQGSNPREAARQGLAKMKALMEMGFKQGVLAPQERPDVAALRRLGFTGSDAEVIQRAAKEAMPLLVASCSASSMWVANAATVSPSADTADGRVHFTAANLNCKYHRSIEHPTTSRVLGAMFSDDKVFAHHEALPAVAQFGDEGAANHTRFCRAYGEAGVEFFVYGRSAFDSRYPAPQKYPARQTLEASQAVARLHGLSDGGVVYAQQNPAVIDQGVFHNDVISVGNGEVLFYHEDAFLETDAVLGQLQAKLASKGGNFQGICVPRAAVTVEDAVRSYLFNSQLLSREDGSMLLVVPEECRNNERVWAYLGQLTSQGGPVKEVKVFDLKQSMQNGGGPACLRLRVALKESELAAVNPGVIMTASLYDTLVQWVDKHYRDRLGEADLADPQLLVECRTALDELTQILKLGSVYPFQRQP
- the astD gene encoding succinylglutamate-semialdehyde dehydrogenase; this encodes MTTHYIAGQWLAGQGEALQSLNPVTQAVIWEGQGADAAQVEAAVQAARQAFPAWASLSLEARVSVLEAFADKLKARTEELARCIGEETGKPLWESATEVTSMVNKVAISVQSYRERTGEKSGPLADATAVLRHKPHGVVAVFGPYNFPGHLPNGHIVPALLAGNCVVFKPSELTPKVAELTVKCWIEAGLPAGVLNLVQGARETGVALAANPGIDGLFFTGSSRTGNLLHQQFAGRPDKILALEMGGNNPLVVDEVKDLDAAVYTIIQSAFISAGQRCTCARRLLVPQGAWGDSLIQRLVEVSRSIKVGAFDQQPAPFMGSVISLQAARALLAAQAELLGRGAVALLEMTQPQADAALLTPGIIDVTVVAGRPDEEFFGPLLQVIRYADFDAAIEEANNTQYGLAAGLLSDSNARYQHFWLRSRAGIVNWNKQLTGAASSAPFGGVGASGNHRASAYYAADYCAYPVASLETASLALPATLTPGVTL
- the astA gene encoding arginine N-succinyltransferase, producing MIVRPVRSSDLPALIELARSTGTTGLTTLPANEERLGQRVGWAEKSFRGEAERGDTDYLFVLENDEGLVVGISAIAGAVGLREPWYNYRVGLTVSASQELNIYREIPTLFLANDLTGNSELCSLFLRGDHRTGLNGRLLSKARMLFIAEFPELFGNKIIAEMRGMSDEQGRSPFWESLGRHFFKMEFSQADYLTGVGNKSFIAELMPRFPLYTCFLSQAARDVIGRVHTDTEPALAMLKREGFNYQGYVDIFDAGPAIECETSKIRAVRDSETLVLAVGTPGDDATPYIIHNRKREDCRITAAPARLAAGTLVVDPQTAKRLRLGAGDNVRAVPLSAGREAQ
- the aruF gene encoding arginine/ornithine succinyltransferase subunit alpha; this translates as MLVMRPAQMADLNEVQRMAADSPIGVTSLPDDAGRLGDKIAASETSFAAEVSFNGEESYFFVLEDSATGKLVGCSAIVASAGYSEPFYSFRNETFVHASRELKIHNKIHVLSLCHDLTGNSLLTSFYVVPELVSSAFAELNSRGRLLFMAAHPERFAESVVTEIVGYSDEQGESPFWDAIGRNFFDLNYADAERLCGLKSRTFLAELMPHYPIYVPLLPDAAQEAMGQVHPRAQITFDILMREGFETEHYIDIFDGGPTLHARTSGIRSIAQSRVVPVKLDDAPIKGGRPYLVCNGQLQDYRAVLLELDWVPGKPVSLHSEAAEALGVGEGASVRLVAV